One part of the Bradyrhizobium sp. CB1650 genome encodes these proteins:
- the paaX gene encoding phenylacetic acid degradation operon negative regulatory protein PaaX — MAHPLSRIIDQLKREPSRTGSIVITVFGDAIVPRGGSVWLGTLLEFFQGLDIDSGVVRTAMSRLAADGWLTREKVGRNSFYRLAEKGRQTFEAATRHIYDPPPSDWTGRFELLLIGNSEDRDVSREALRNAGFGSPLPGVWVAPSGVPVPEEAAGAIRLDVSAEDDSGRRLLSASWPLDRTADAYLKFMKMFEPLHAALHRDTDLPDADAFTARILLIHYYRRVVLRDPLLPDSLLPADWPGRAARELCGEIYRALLAPSEQWLDGHGTNEKGPLPPARKLLERRFGI; from the coding sequence ATGGCGCATCCGCTCTCCCGTATCATCGACCAGCTCAAGCGCGAGCCATCGCGCACCGGCTCCATCGTCATCACTGTGTTCGGCGATGCCATCGTCCCGCGCGGCGGCTCGGTGTGGCTCGGTACGCTGCTGGAATTCTTTCAAGGCCTCGACATCGACAGCGGCGTAGTGCGCACCGCGATGTCACGCCTTGCGGCTGACGGCTGGCTGACCCGCGAAAAGGTCGGCCGCAACAGCTTTTATCGGCTCGCCGAAAAGGGGAGGCAGACCTTCGAGGCGGCGACGCGCCACATCTACGATCCGCCGCCGTCTGACTGGACCGGACGCTTCGAGCTCCTGCTGATTGGCAATAGCGAGGACCGCGACGTTTCACGCGAGGCGCTGCGCAATGCCGGCTTTGGCAGCCCGCTGCCGGGCGTATGGGTCGCGCCGTCGGGCGTGCCCGTGCCGGAGGAGGCGGCCGGCGCCATTCGCCTCGACGTCTCCGCCGAGGATGACAGCGGACGCCGCTTGCTCAGCGCGAGCTGGCCGCTCGATCGGACGGCCGATGCCTATCTCAAATTCATGAAGATGTTCGAGCCGCTGCACGCCGCGCTTCACCGCGATACGGATCTGCCGGACGCGGACGCCTTCACCGCGCGCATCCTGTTGATCCACTATTACCGACGCGTCGTGCTGCGCGATCCGCTGCTGCCCGACAGCCTGTTGCCGGCGGACTGGCCGGGCAGGGCCGCCCGCGAGCTCTGCGGCGAGATCTATCGCGCCCTGCTCGCCCCGTCGGAACAATGGCTTGATGGCCATGGAACCAACGAAAAAGGACCTTTGCCGCCCGCACGGAAGCTTCTTGAGCGGAGGTTCGGCATCTGA
- a CDS encoding alpha/beta fold hydrolase: MNAPTGLDFASIPERIQSEVQRAIMRSIKGVEYLSTSGPTLGSTPKDVLHSRGTMSLYHYRAMSDEIYRIPVLIVMATTNRGYILDLVPGQSFIEFLLKRGYDVYMLDWTAPRPEEKSLRMEDYVLDFIPDCVRRVQQDSGEQDVSIIGYCFGGVLSLLYGSIVNDGPMKNLICFTTPIDFREMKLFSNFSDRRYFDVDRLVDSVGNVPPEMILSSFEMLRPASRTVSQIQLWENIWNDEFVKSYRMFDRWATDTLPLAGEYFRAITKDLMWDNKLFNDTMSVGGRAAKLENIKVPILHAVAEHDHIVPYEAAKHLIARIGSEDKEEVILKGGHVSLVAGANAVKRLWPKLDSWLGKRST; encoded by the coding sequence ATGAACGCGCCGACGGGACTTGATTTCGCATCGATCCCGGAGCGCATTCAATCCGAGGTGCAGCGCGCCATCATGCGCAGCATCAAGGGCGTCGAATATCTCTCGACCTCCGGTCCTACGCTCGGGTCGACGCCGAAGGACGTGCTGCATTCGCGCGGCACGATGAGCCTCTATCACTACCGTGCGATGTCGGACGAGATCTACCGCATCCCGGTGCTGATCGTGATGGCGACCACCAATCGCGGCTACATCCTCGACCTCGTGCCGGGCCAGAGCTTCATCGAGTTCCTGCTCAAGCGCGGCTACGACGTCTACATGCTGGACTGGACCGCGCCGCGGCCGGAGGAAAAGAGCCTTCGGATGGAGGACTACGTCCTCGATTTCATCCCCGATTGCGTCCGTCGCGTGCAGCAGGATTCCGGCGAGCAGGACGTCTCGATCATCGGCTACTGTTTTGGCGGCGTGCTGTCGCTGCTCTACGGCTCGATCGTCAACGACGGGCCGATGAAGAACCTGATCTGCTTCACCACGCCGATCGATTTCCGCGAGATGAAGCTGTTCTCCAATTTTTCCGACCGCCGCTATTTCGACGTGGACCGCCTCGTCGATAGCGTCGGTAACGTGCCGCCGGAGATGATCCTGTCGTCGTTCGAGATGCTGCGCCCCGCTTCGCGCACGGTGAGCCAGATCCAGCTCTGGGAGAACATCTGGAACGACGAGTTCGTGAAATCCTACCGGATGTTCGACCGCTGGGCGACCGACACGCTGCCGCTCGCCGGTGAGTATTTCCGCGCCATCACCAAGGACCTGATGTGGGACAACAAGCTGTTCAACGACACCATGTCGGTCGGCGGGCGCGCGGCAAAGCTCGAAAACATCAAGGTGCCGATCCTGCATGCGGTCGCTGAGCACGATCACATCGTGCCCTATGAGGCCGCAAAGCACCTGATCGCGAGGATCGGGTCCGAGGACAAGGAAGAGGTCATCCTGAAGGGCGGTCACGTCTCCCTTGTTGCCGGCGCCAATGCGGTCAAGCGGTTGTGGCCGAAGCTGGACTCCTGGCTGGGGAAGAGATCGACATGA
- the paaC gene encoding 1,2-phenylacetyl-CoA epoxidase subunit PaaC translates to MPVANIQVSETPLVLYTLRRADDALILGHRLSEWCGHAPMLEEDMALSNIALDLIGQARELYTYAAKVEGNGNDEDKFAYLRDVRQYRNLLLVEQPNGDFAQTLVRQFFYSAFADLYWRAMMSSRDATLAAIAAKSEKESAYHLRHASEWIIRLGDGTEESHARAQAAIDHLWAFSGEMFAVDDSERGLIDAGVAVDPVGLRDRWLQTVTGVIGEATLTFPQNDWMQQGGRSGRHSEHLGHLLSELQSMQRTFPGQTW, encoded by the coding sequence ATGCCCGTCGCCAACATCCAGGTCTCCGAAACACCGCTGGTGCTCTACACGCTGCGCCGCGCCGACGATGCGCTGATCCTCGGCCACCGGCTGTCCGAATGGTGCGGGCACGCGCCGATGCTGGAGGAGGACATGGCGCTCTCCAACATCGCGCTCGATCTCATCGGTCAGGCGCGTGAGCTCTACACCTACGCGGCCAAGGTCGAAGGCAATGGCAACGACGAGGACAAATTCGCGTATCTTCGCGACGTCAGGCAGTACCGCAACCTGCTGCTGGTCGAGCAGCCTAACGGCGATTTCGCCCAGACCCTTGTGCGGCAGTTCTTCTATTCCGCCTTCGCCGACCTCTACTGGCGCGCGATGATGAGCTCGCGCGATGCAACGCTGGCTGCGATTGCAGCCAAATCGGAGAAGGAGAGTGCCTATCACCTGCGTCACGCCTCGGAATGGATCATCCGGCTCGGTGACGGCACCGAAGAAAGTCACGCCCGCGCGCAGGCCGCGATCGATCACCTCTGGGCCTTCTCGGGCGAGATGTTTGCCGTCGATGACAGCGAGCGCGGCTTGATCGATGCCGGCGTCGCCGTCGACCCGGTGGGCTTGCGCGATCGCTGGCTGCAGACGGTGACCGGCGTCATCGGCGAGGCGACACTCACATTTCCGCAAAACGACTGGATGCAGCAGGGCGGCCGTTCGGGGCGGCACAGCGAGCATCTCGGTCATCTCCTCAGCGAACTGCAATCGATGCAGCGCACATTCCCGGGACAGACATGGTAA
- a CDS encoding phasin: MTTETNGAFEGFKDAFKNIQNLEVPEAAREFVKKTANTAKDRAAEVFAGSERVTAAIENAVTESVTEAGKISRNIQQAIYEDAEAFFSGIDKLASAKSISEAVEIQSGLLRARGEVLVSRAKATSDYFGKLAANGAKAAQDNFAKVYNKTA, encoded by the coding sequence ATGACCACTGAAACGAACGGCGCTTTCGAGGGCTTCAAGGACGCATTCAAGAACATCCAGAACCTGGAAGTTCCCGAAGCGGCCCGCGAGTTCGTCAAGAAAACCGCCAACACTGCCAAGGACCGTGCTGCCGAGGTTTTCGCTGGCTCCGAGCGGGTAACCGCCGCCATCGAGAACGCGGTGACCGAATCCGTCACCGAGGCCGGCAAGATCAGCCGCAACATCCAGCAGGCGATCTATGAGGACGCCGAGGCGTTCTTCTCCGGCATCGACAAGCTCGCGTCGGCCAAGTCGATCAGCGAAGCCGTCGAGATCCAGTCCGGCCTGCTCCGTGCCCGCGGCGAAGTGCTCGTCTCGCGCGCCAAGGCGACCTCCGACTATTTCGGCAAGCTCGCCGCCAACGGCGCGAAGGCCGCTCAGGACAATTTCGCCAAGGTCTACAACAAGACCGCGTGA
- the paaK gene encoding phenylacetate--CoA ligase PaaK → MALTRLKEGGNTYSPEMDAHERGSRDEIMALQTQRLAWSLKHAYDNVGHYRKAFDEAGVHPSDFRELSDLAKFPFTVKTDLRDNYPFNMFAVPREKLVRVHASSGTTGKPIVVGYTQRDIDTWSEVMARSIRAAGGRTGMIIHNAYGYGLFTGGLGVHYGAEKLGCTVVPISGGMTERQVQLINDFRPDIITVTPSYMLAILDEFKRQKLDPRQCSLKVGIFGAEPWTNAMRGEIEEAFDMDATDIYGLSEVIGPGVAQECIETKDGLHIWEDHFYPEVIDPETGAVLPDGAKGELVFTSLTKEAFPVIRYRTRDLTRLLPGTARPGMRRMEKVTGRSDDMIILRGVNLFPTQIEEVLLATDWCGGHFILELTREGRMDELTIIAEARPESWDGRGLLDHADRISTHIKNTIGVTAKVQAVAPATLERSLGKAKRVYDKRPKD, encoded by the coding sequence ATGGCTCTGACCAGGCTGAAGGAAGGTGGCAACACCTATAGTCCGGAGATGGACGCGCATGAGCGCGGGTCGCGTGACGAGATCATGGCGTTGCAGACGCAGCGCCTGGCCTGGTCGCTGAAGCACGCGTACGACAATGTCGGGCATTACCGCAAAGCCTTCGACGAGGCCGGCGTGCATCCGTCCGACTTTCGCGAATTGTCCGACCTCGCCAAATTTCCGTTCACGGTGAAGACGGATCTGCGCGACAACTATCCTTTCAACATGTTCGCAGTCCCTCGCGAAAAGCTGGTGCGCGTCCATGCCTCCTCGGGCACGACGGGCAAGCCGATCGTTGTCGGCTATACTCAGCGCGACATCGATACCTGGTCGGAGGTGATGGCGCGCTCGATCCGCGCTGCCGGCGGCCGCACCGGCATGATCATCCACAACGCATATGGCTACGGCCTCTTCACCGGCGGCCTCGGCGTACACTATGGCGCCGAGAAGCTCGGCTGCACGGTGGTGCCGATCTCGGGCGGCATGACGGAGCGGCAGGTGCAGCTCATCAACGACTTCCGCCCCGACATCATCACGGTGACACCGAGCTACATGCTGGCAATCCTCGACGAGTTCAAGCGCCAGAAGCTCGATCCGCGCCAATGCTCGCTCAAGGTAGGCATCTTCGGCGCCGAACCCTGGACCAATGCGATGCGCGGCGAGATCGAAGAGGCCTTCGATATGGATGCGACCGACATCTATGGGCTGTCGGAGGTGATTGGCCCCGGCGTCGCGCAGGAATGCATCGAAACCAAGGACGGCCTGCACATCTGGGAAGATCATTTCTATCCCGAGGTGATCGATCCCGAGACCGGCGCGGTGCTGCCGGATGGCGCGAAGGGCGAGCTGGTTTTCACGTCGCTGACCAAGGAAGCCTTTCCGGTGATCCGCTATCGTACCCGCGACCTGACGCGGCTGTTGCCGGGCACGGCGCGTCCCGGCATGCGGCGCATGGAGAAGGTGACGGGGCGGTCGGACGACATGATCATCCTGCGTGGCGTCAACCTGTTTCCGACCCAGATCGAGGAGGTGCTGCTCGCGACCGATTGGTGCGGCGGCCACTTCATCCTTGAACTGACCCGCGAGGGTCGCATGGACGAGCTGACCATCATCGCCGAGGCGCGGCCGGAGAGCTGGGACGGCCGGGGTCTCCTCGACCACGCCGACCGGATCTCGACCCACATCAAGAACACCATTGGCGTCACGGCGAAGGTGCAGGCGGTCGCGCCGGCCACGCTGGAGCGCTCGCTCGGCAAGGCGAAGCGGGTCTACGACAAGCGGCCCAAGGACTAG
- a CDS encoding alpha/beta hydrolase: MTSTAQTLRPPSRTLMFLEGRAIHELGAFLGALPLLSLAPRGDGHPVLVLPGLVASDISTRPLRAFLTSKGYAVSGWRQGRNYGLRPGVQHAMVDLLEELSDSHGRKISLVGWSLGGLYARQLAKMMPERVRQVITLGSPFAGDPRSTNAWRVYEWASGRKADEVDPRFGGELAAPPPVPTTAIFSRTDGVCAWQGCMEKTGAQSESIEVESSHCGMGHHPAVVYAVADRLAQKEGEWRPFDRSGWRSLAYPDPHR, from the coding sequence ATGACCTCTACTGCCCAGACGCTGCGCCCGCCGTCCCGCACCCTGATGTTTCTGGAGGGCCGGGCGATCCACGAGCTCGGCGCATTCCTCGGCGCGTTGCCGCTGCTCAGCCTTGCGCCGCGCGGTGACGGCCATCCGGTGCTGGTGCTGCCGGGCCTAGTAGCGTCGGATATCTCGACACGCCCGCTGCGCGCCTTCCTGACGAGCAAGGGCTATGCGGTGAGCGGCTGGCGCCAGGGTCGCAACTATGGCCTGCGTCCCGGCGTGCAGCATGCCATGGTCGATCTGCTCGAGGAGCTGAGCGATAGCCATGGCCGCAAGATCAGCTTGGTCGGCTGGAGCCTCGGCGGTCTCTATGCGCGGCAGCTCGCCAAGATGATGCCGGAGCGCGTGCGCCAGGTGATCACGCTCGGCAGCCCATTCGCGGGCGATCCCCGCTCGACCAATGCCTGGCGCGTCTACGAATGGGCGAGTGGGCGCAAGGCCGACGAGGTCGACCCGCGCTTCGGCGGCGAGCTCGCCGCCCCACCGCCGGTGCCGACCACCGCCATCTTCAGCCGCACCGACGGCGTCTGCGCCTGGCAGGGCTGCATGGAGAAGACGGGCGCCCAGAGCGAGAGCATCGAGGTCGAGAGCAGCCATTGCGGCATGGGCCACCATCCCGCCGTCGTCTATGCGGTCGCCGATCGCCTCGCGCAGAAGGAAGGGGAGTGGCGGCCCTTCGATCGTAGCGGATGGCGCAGCCTGGCGTATCCCGATCCGCATCGCTGA
- the paaE gene encoding 1,2-phenylacetyl-CoA epoxidase subunit PaaE — protein sequence MSAAAPRFHRLAVQDLRREAADAVSMTFAIPKGLETDYSFTPGQYLTLRTTLDGEEVRRSYSICSGPDDGEIRIAVKKVDGGAFSSWAADELKCGDELDVMTPTGRFGAIPPAQEARTHVGFAAGSGITPILSIVKGVLAREPNSRFFLFYGNRASANIMFLEALEELKDRFIDRLSIFHVISGEEQDIPILHGRLDGEKVRVLLRALVPAKSVDHVFVCGPLGMSEEIEATCRDIGIAQDRIHVERFVSEFGGKPRPKKVVAVDAPPKAIASLIIDGKRRDVPVAEDEAILDAALRAGLDLPFACKGGMCSTCRAKLVEGEAPMDINYSLEPWELKAGFVLTCQAKPSSERVVVDYDHV from the coding sequence ATGTCCGCAGCCGCGCCCCGCTTCCATCGTCTGGCCGTCCAGGACCTCCGCCGCGAGGCCGCCGACGCCGTATCGATGACCTTCGCAATCCCGAAGGGGCTGGAGACCGACTACAGCTTCACGCCCGGCCAGTACCTCACACTGCGCACTACGCTCGACGGCGAGGAGGTGCGCCGCTCCTATTCGATCTGCTCCGGTCCGGATGACGGCGAAATCCGCATCGCCGTGAAGAAGGTCGACGGCGGCGCGTTTTCGAGCTGGGCCGCGGACGAGCTGAAATGCGGCGACGAGCTGGACGTGATGACGCCGACCGGCCGCTTCGGCGCGATCCCGCCTGCGCAGGAGGCGCGCACCCATGTCGGCTTTGCCGCCGGTTCCGGCATCACGCCGATCCTGTCGATTGTGAAGGGCGTGCTGGCGCGCGAGCCGAACAGCCGCTTCTTCCTGTTCTATGGCAACCGCGCGAGCGCCAACATCATGTTCCTCGAGGCGCTCGAGGAGCTCAAGGACCGCTTCATCGATCGTCTCTCGATCTTCCACGTCATCTCGGGCGAGGAGCAGGACATTCCGATCCTGCACGGCCGGCTCGACGGCGAGAAAGTGAGGGTGCTGCTGCGCGCGCTGGTGCCGGCGAAAAGCGTCGATCATGTCTTCGTCTGCGGTCCACTCGGCATGAGCGAGGAGATCGAGGCGACCTGCCGTGACATCGGCATCGCCCAAGACCGCATCCATGTCGAACGTTTCGTCTCGGAATTCGGCGGCAAGCCGCGGCCGAAAAAGGTCGTCGCAGTGGACGCGCCGCCGAAGGCGATCGCCTCGCTGATCATCGATGGCAAGCGCCGCGATGTTCCAGTCGCCGAAGACGAGGCCATCCTCGACGCCGCGCTGCGCGCCGGCCTTGATCTGCCCTTCGCCTGCAAGGGTGGCATGTGCTCCACTTGCCGCGCCAAGCTCGTCGAGGGCGAGGCGCCGATGGATATCAATTATTCGCTGGAGCCGTGGGAGCTGAAGGCGGGTTTCGTGCTGACCTGCCAGGCGAAGCCGTCGTCTGAGCGGGTCGTGGTCGACTACGACCACGTTTGA
- the paaA gene encoding 1,2-phenylacetyl-CoA epoxidase subunit PaaA, which produces MYTQALNTAEAEDRGLDDAAKATQFQARIDAEERIEPNDWMPAAYRKTLTRQISQHAHSEIVGMLPEGNWITRAPTLRRKAALLAKVQDECGHGLYLYAAAETLGSSREELVDAMLAGKAKYSSIFNYPTLTWADIGTIGWLVDGAAIMNQIPLCRCSYGPYARAMIRVCKEESFHQRQGYEIMLTLCRGSDEQKAMAQDALNRWWWPVLMMFGPPDAASQHSDASTRWKIKRFSNDELRQKFVDATVPQAHYLGLTIPDPDMTQDADGHWRYSEIDWTEFKQVLAGNGPCNRDRIAARRKAHDEGAWVREAAAAYAAKRAHRQTAQAAE; this is translated from the coding sequence ATGTACACGCAGGCGCTGAACACGGCCGAGGCCGAGGATCGCGGCCTCGACGATGCCGCCAAGGCAACGCAATTCCAGGCGCGCATCGATGCCGAGGAGCGCATCGAGCCGAACGACTGGATGCCGGCGGCCTATCGCAAGACGCTCACCCGCCAGATCTCGCAGCACGCGCATTCCGAAATCGTCGGCATGCTGCCCGAGGGCAACTGGATCACGCGCGCACCGACGCTGCGCCGCAAGGCGGCGCTGCTGGCCAAAGTGCAGGACGAGTGTGGCCACGGGCTTTATCTCTACGCCGCGGCCGAGACGCTCGGGTCCTCGCGCGAGGAACTCGTCGATGCCATGCTCGCGGGCAAGGCCAAGTATTCCTCGATCTTCAACTATCCGACACTGACCTGGGCCGACATCGGCACCATTGGCTGGCTGGTCGACGGGGCCGCGATCATGAACCAGATCCCGCTGTGCCGCTGTTCCTATGGCCCCTATGCGCGCGCGATGATCCGCGTCTGCAAGGAGGAGTCATTCCACCAGCGCCAAGGCTACGAGATCATGCTGACGCTGTGCCGCGGTTCCGACGAACAGAAGGCGATGGCGCAGGACGCGCTGAACCGCTGGTGGTGGCCGGTGTTGATGATGTTCGGCCCGCCGGATGCCGCGAGCCAGCACAGCGATGCCTCGACCAGGTGGAAGATCAAGCGCTTCTCCAATGACGAGCTGCGCCAGAAGTTCGTCGATGCCACCGTTCCGCAGGCGCACTATCTCGGCCTCACCATCCCCGATCCCGACATGACGCAGGATGCCGACGGCCACTGGCGCTACAGCGAGATCGACTGGACCGAGTTCAAGCAGGTGCTCGCCGGCAACGGTCCCTGCAACCGTGATCGCATCGCCGCCCGCCGCAAGGCGCATGACGAAGGCGCCTGGGTGCGCGAGGCGGCGGCCGCTTATGCCGCCAAGCGCGCGCACCGTCAGACCGCGCAAGCCGCAGAATAG
- the paaB gene encoding 1,2-phenylacetyl-CoA epoxidase subunit PaaB, which produces MATPNTPLWEVFIRSRNGLAHKHVGSLHASDATMALQAARDIYTRRGEGLSIWVVPSTAITASDPAEKGMMFEPAESKIYRHPTFYEVPEEVGHM; this is translated from the coding sequence ATGGCCACGCCGAACACGCCACTGTGGGAAGTCTTCATTCGCAGTCGCAACGGTCTTGCGCACAAGCATGTCGGCTCGCTGCATGCGAGCGACGCCACCATGGCATTGCAGGCCGCGCGCGACATCTACACCCGCCGCGGCGAGGGCCTCTCGATCTGGGTGGTGCCGTCGACCGCGATCACCGCGAGCGATCCCGCCGAGAAGGGCATGATGTTCGAGCCTGCGGAATCGAAGATCTACCGGCATCCGACGTTTTATGAGGTACCGGAAGAAGTGGGACACATGTGA
- a CDS encoding DUF445 domain-containing protein codes for MKTVDTFSFDAPGDAERAAELRRVKALATLVLASTLLLFAVAKSLLNVHPVFGFIAAFAEAATIGGLADWYAVVALFKRPLGLPIPHTAIIQSNQARIADKLGEFIQVHFLEAGPVEAKLKEIDFGSFVADWLRDGKRSDDLARFALRLLPEAFSATENSGLMTFITRRMSSQLQAIDLAPLAAGTLRGFVVERRHQVLFDDLLRVMHDTLTGKETMAMIREKVRAELPTLLRLYRADKFLVNKIVASATAFFDEVRRDPKHPFRGEFDRMVLTFVDRLGTDQTYIDRIDGLKRDLLARPELADLARTVWANTRSFIERSASGETQVLQHHLAGMFVAAGEALAGDAELRGEINKGLVTVLRSFVADQKSGVSTFISDQVKSWNMTQLISLIEINIGRDLQYIRFNGSLIGGLAGLALYTAEFLLRLL; via the coding sequence ATGAAGACGGTCGATACCTTCTCCTTCGATGCTCCAGGCGATGCCGAGCGCGCGGCGGAGCTGCGCCGCGTCAAGGCGCTGGCGACGCTGGTGCTGGCCTCGACGCTTCTGCTGTTCGCGGTCGCGAAGTCGCTGCTCAACGTGCATCCTGTGTTCGGCTTCATCGCGGCCTTCGCGGAAGCCGCCACCATCGGCGGGCTTGCCGACTGGTACGCCGTCGTGGCGCTGTTCAAGCGGCCGCTCGGCCTGCCGATCCCGCACACCGCGATCATCCAGAGCAACCAGGCCCGCATCGCCGACAAGCTGGGCGAGTTCATCCAGGTGCATTTCCTCGAGGCCGGTCCCGTCGAGGCCAAGCTGAAGGAGATCGATTTCGGCTCCTTCGTCGCGGACTGGCTGCGCGACGGCAAGCGCAGCGACGATCTCGCGCGCTTTGCGCTGCGCCTGCTGCCGGAGGCGTTCTCCGCAACGGAGAACTCGGGCCTGATGACCTTCATCACCCGCCGCATGTCTTCGCAGCTTCAGGCAATCGATCTCGCGCCGCTTGCCGCCGGCACGCTGCGCGGTTTCGTTGTGGAGCGACGGCACCAGGTGCTGTTCGACGATCTCCTGCGCGTGATGCACGACACGCTGACGGGCAAGGAGACCATGGCGATGATCCGCGAGAAGGTGCGCGCGGAGCTACCGACCCTGCTCAGGCTCTATCGCGCCGACAAGTTTCTGGTGAACAAGATCGTGGCGTCGGCGACCGCCTTCTTTGACGAGGTGCGTAGGGATCCCAAGCACCCGTTCCGCGGAGAGTTCGACCGCATGGTGCTGACCTTCGTCGACCGCCTCGGCACTGACCAGACATACATCGACCGCATCGACGGGCTGAAGCGCGATCTGCTCGCGCGCCCCGAGCTTGCCGATCTCGCGCGCACCGTATGGGCCAACACGCGCTCATTCATCGAGCGCAGCGCGAGCGGGGAGACGCAGGTGTTGCAACATCATCTCGCCGGCATGTTCGTTGCCGCTGGCGAAGCGCTTGCGGGCGATGCCGAGCTGCGCGGCGAGATCAACAAGGGTCTGGTGACGGTACTGCGCAGCTTCGTCGCCGACCAGAAGAGCGGTGTCTCGACCTTCATCTCCGACCAGGTCAAGTCATGGAATATGACGCAGTTGATCTCGCTGATCGAAATCAACATCGGCCGCGACCTGCAATACATCCGCTTCAACGGTTCGCTGATCGGTGGGCTCGCGGGGCTTGCGCTCTACACTGCCGAATTCCTGCTGCGATTGTTGTGA
- a CDS encoding GNAT family N-acetyltransferase: protein MSEQRSYPRHVKTDAGDIEIRLMSPSDEAAMLAFGKALPTHDLLFLPRNISEPKVLSAWVKEIERGAITSLLAVKDGKVVGCGTLVRDPHSWSPHVGEIRMVISLDVRGKGVGRALSQETFALALGAGLEKLSVQMTVDQQAAIALFESLGFKAEALLRDHVRDVDGRTHDIVVLGHNIAQVQAQMEAYGLPGAVQH, encoded by the coding sequence ATGAGCGAGCAGCGTTCCTATCCGCGTCACGTCAAGACGGATGCGGGCGATATCGAGATCCGCCTGATGTCGCCGTCAGACGAAGCCGCCATGCTGGCCTTCGGCAAGGCGTTGCCGACGCACGATCTCTTGTTCCTGCCGCGCAACATCAGCGAGCCGAAGGTTCTCTCCGCCTGGGTCAAGGAGATCGAGCGCGGCGCCATCACCAGCCTGCTCGCGGTCAAGGACGGCAAGGTCGTCGGCTGCGGCACCTTGGTGCGCGATCCGCATTCCTGGTCGCCCCATGTCGGCGAGATCCGCATGGTGATCTCGCTCGACGTGCGCGGGAAGGGGGTCGGGCGGGCGCTGTCGCAGGAGACCTTTGCGCTCGCGCTCGGCGCCGGACTCGAGAAGCTCTCCGTCCAGATGACGGTCGACCAGCAAGCCGCGATCGCCCTGTTCGAAAGCCTCGGCTTCAAGGCGGAGGCCTTGCTCCGGGACCACGTCCGGGATGTCGACGGCAGAACCCACGATATCGTCGTGCTCGGGCACAACATCGCGCAGGTCCAGGCCCAGATGGAGGCCTACGGGCTGCCGGGCGCGGTCCAGCACTAA
- the paaD gene encoding 1,2-phenylacetyl-CoA epoxidase subunit PaaD, which yields MVTALDSHTELRQRAWNVAASVVDPEIPVLTIADLGVLRDVVLDGDQIEVSITPTYSGCPAMNMIALEIELALERAGFRHPKVRTVLSPAWTTGWMSEEGRRKLHAYGIAPPQAASSRRALFGEQAVACPQCGSDKTELLSEFGSTSCKALWRCKACREPFDYFKCH from the coding sequence ATGGTAACCGCCCTCGACAGCCACACCGAGCTGCGCCAGCGCGCCTGGAATGTCGCCGCGAGTGTCGTCGATCCGGAGATTCCGGTGCTGACCATCGCCGATCTCGGCGTGCTGCGCGATGTCGTCTTGGATGGCGATCAGATCGAGGTTTCGATCACCCCGACCTATTCGGGCTGCCCGGCCATGAACATGATCGCGCTGGAGATCGAGCTCGCGCTGGAGCGTGCCGGCTTCCGCCATCCAAAGGTGCGCACCGTGCTGTCGCCGGCCTGGACCACCGGCTGGATGAGCGAGGAAGGGCGCCGGAAGCTGCACGCCTACGGCATCGCGCCGCCGCAAGCTGCAAGTTCCCGTCGAGCGCTGTTCGGCGAGCAGGCGGTCGCGTGCCCGCAGTGCGGCTCCGACAAGACCGAGCTGCTGTCCGAATTCGGCTCGACCTCCTGCAAGGCGCTGTGGCGCTGCAAGGCCTGCCGCGAACCCTTCGACTATTTCAAATGTCATTGA
- the paaI gene encoding hydroxyphenylacetyl-CoA thioesterase PaaI, whose protein sequence is MNVKAGLSPEDVARACADAMWAEDDASKGLGMEIVEIGPGFATLAMTVRPDMVNGQRIAHGGFIFTLADSAFAFACNSHNERVVAAQGQITFMKPGKLGDRLIAKAREVARGGRSGIYDVRVTAGDTVIAEFRGHSRVIAGTWLPTQD, encoded by the coding sequence GTGAACGTCAAGGCAGGCTTGTCGCCGGAGGATGTGGCCCGCGCCTGCGCCGATGCGATGTGGGCCGAGGACGATGCCTCGAAAGGCCTCGGCATGGAGATCGTCGAGATCGGCCCCGGATTTGCGACGCTCGCAATGACGGTGCGGCCCGACATGGTCAATGGCCAGCGCATCGCGCATGGCGGCTTCATCTTCACCCTGGCCGACTCGGCCTTCGCGTTTGCCTGCAACTCGCACAATGAGCGCGTGGTCGCGGCGCAAGGGCAGATCACCTTCATGAAGCCGGGCAAGCTCGGCGACCGGCTCATCGCGAAGGCGCGGGAGGTCGCACGTGGCGGCCGCTCCGGCATTTACGACGTGCGCGTCACAGCCGGCGACACCGTCATCGCCGAATTCCGCGGGCACTCGCGTGTCATTGCCGGCACGTGGCTGCCGACGCAGGACTAG